A window from Zingiber officinale cultivar Zhangliang chromosome 7A, Zo_v1.1, whole genome shotgun sequence encodes these proteins:
- the LOC122001598 gene encoding 50S ribosomal protein L6, chloroplastic-like, translated as MASLTTSIHSACNLNAAFLGDRSGLSVAVAPLGRVRFMRKLVECKDSRIGKKPIEVPSNVTITLEGQDLRVKGPLGELSRTFPREVKVVRDESGYIKVSKSVETRRANQMHGLFRTLTDNMVVGVSKGFEKRLQLVGVGYRAMLEGRDLVLNLGFSHPVRMTVPEGLKVKVDENTRIAVSGYDKCAIGEFAAAVRKWRPPEPYKGKGVKYADEIVRRKEGKAGKKK; from the exons ATGGCATCGCTCACCACTTCGATTCACTCCGCTTG CAACTTGAACGCTGCGTTTCTTGGCGATAGAAGTGGTCTCTCAGTTGCTGTTGCTCCTCTTGGTCGTGTCCGGTTCATGCGGAAGCTGGTGGAGTGTAAAGATTCCAGGATTGGGAAGAAACCAATTGAAGTGCCGTCCAATGTGACCATTACATTGGAAGGACAGGATCTCAGAGTTAAGGGGCCACTTGGGGAGCTTTCAAGAACATTCCCTCGCGAAGTGAAGGTTGTAAGAGATGAATCTGGGTATATAAAAGTATCGAAATCTGTCGAAACTAGAAGAGCAAATCAAATGCATGGACTTTTCAG AACTCTCACAGATAACATGGTGGTTGGGGTTTCAAAAGGATTCGAAAAGAGACTTCAACTAGTTGGAGTCGGGTACCGTGCCATGTTGGAAGGCAGGGACCTGGTTCTCAACCTTGGGTTCTCGCATCCAGTTAGGATGACAGTTCCTGAAGGTTTGAAAGTGAAGGTGGACGAGAACACCAGGATCGCCGTCAGTGGGTACGACAAGTGTGCCATCGGTGAGTTTGCAGCTGCTGTAAGAAAGTGGAGACCTCCAGAGCCATACAAAGGCAAAGGTGTCAAGTATGCCGATGAAATTGTGCGACGAAAGGAAGGCAAAGCTGGGAAAAAGAAATAG